One Paraburkholderia agricolaris DNA segment encodes these proteins:
- a CDS encoding acyl-CoA dehydrogenase family protein, with protein sequence MANIDPYQDIREAVRDLCSNFPAEYFRKIDEERAYPETFVQALTDAGWLAALIPQEYGGSGLGLTEASVIMEEINRSGGNSGACHGQMYNMGTLLRHGSAEQKARYLPEIACGKLRLQSMGVTEPTTGTDTTKLKTTAVRKGDRYVVNGQKVWISRVQHSDLMILLARTTPIDQVAKKSEGMSIFLVDLHQAIRKGMTVRPIPNMVNHETNELFFDNLEIPAENLIGEEGKGFKYILDGLNAERTLIAAECIGDGYWFLDKVCKYVKERVVFGRPIGQNQGVQFPIARAYVNVEAASLMRYKACELFDAKQPAGAQANMAKLLAADASWEAANACLQFHGGFGFANEYDVERKFRETRLYQVAPISTNLILSYVAEHLLGLPRSF encoded by the coding sequence ATGGCCAACATCGACCCCTATCAGGACATTCGCGAAGCCGTTCGCGATTTGTGTTCCAACTTTCCCGCCGAGTACTTCCGCAAGATCGACGAGGAACGAGCCTACCCCGAGACCTTTGTACAAGCCCTGACCGACGCCGGTTGGCTGGCGGCCCTCATTCCACAGGAATATGGGGGTTCGGGGCTCGGATTGACGGAAGCTTCGGTCATCATGGAAGAGATCAATCGCAGCGGTGGCAATTCCGGTGCTTGTCACGGGCAGATGTACAACATGGGGACGCTGCTCAGGCACGGCTCTGCAGAGCAAAAGGCCAGATATCTTCCGGAAATCGCCTGCGGAAAGTTGCGACTTCAGTCCATGGGCGTGACCGAGCCGACGACCGGCACCGACACCACCAAACTCAAGACGACTGCGGTTCGCAAGGGTGACCGTTATGTGGTCAATGGCCAGAAGGTCTGGATCTCTCGGGTTCAACACTCCGACCTGATGATTCTGCTGGCGCGAACCACACCGATCGATCAGGTTGCAAAGAAATCGGAGGGCATGTCGATCTTCCTGGTCGACTTGCATCAGGCAATCCGCAAAGGCATGACGGTTCGCCCGATTCCGAACATGGTGAATCACGAGACTAACGAACTTTTTTTCGACAACCTCGAGATCCCCGCCGAAAACCTGATCGGCGAAGAAGGCAAAGGCTTCAAGTACATTCTTGATGGCCTGAACGCCGAGCGCACACTCATTGCCGCCGAATGTATCGGCGATGGGTACTGGTTCCTTGACAAGGTCTGTAAGTACGTTAAAGAACGCGTCGTCTTCGGTCGCCCGATTGGACAGAACCAGGGCGTGCAGTTTCCGATCGCCCGCGCGTACGTCAACGTCGAAGCGGCGAGCTTGATGCGCTATAAGGCCTGCGAGCTTTTCGACGCAAAACAGCCAGCCGGCGCGCAAGCCAATATGGCCAAGCTACTCGCCGCAGACGCTTCGTGGGAAGCCGCAAACGCTTGCCTGCAATTCCATGGCGGCTTTGGTTTTGCCAACGAATACGACGTCGAACGCAAGTTCCGCGAAACCCGGCTCTATCAGGTCGCACCGATCTCGACCAATCTCATTCTCTCGTACGTAGCCGAGCATCTGCTCGGGCTGCCACGTTCTTTCTAA
- a CDS encoding CaiB/BaiF CoA transferase family protein has translation MKPLDGVKVITLEHAIAAPFCTRQLADLGARVIKIERPGVGDFARAYDERVHGMASHFVWCNRSKESLTLDVKARQAQDIFARLLEDTDVLVQNLAPGAAARLGLSYEALREKYPRLIVCNISGYGSDGPYRDKKAYDLLIQSESGFLSITGGPESPAKAGCSIADIAAGMYAYTNILSALLQRSKTGLGREIDVSMLESMVEWMSYPLYYAFDGASPPPRAGAAHATIYPYGPFPAGDAKTVMLGLQNEREWGAFCSQVLLEPELAVDPRFSSNSKRTAAREALREIIVAAFSKLTSEEVIKRLEIAQIANARMNDMADVWSHSQLEERKRWVNIDSPAGVIPALLPPGVSQASEVRMDAVPALGQHTEALLNELGFSTDAIRELREAAVI, from the coding sequence ATGAAACCGCTGGACGGCGTGAAGGTCATCACCCTTGAACACGCGATTGCAGCGCCCTTCTGCACGCGTCAGCTCGCGGATCTTGGCGCACGCGTGATCAAGATCGAACGCCCTGGTGTCGGGGACTTCGCGCGTGCCTATGATGAGCGCGTGCACGGCATGGCCTCGCACTTTGTATGGTGCAATCGCTCGAAGGAGAGCCTCACGCTCGACGTCAAGGCCCGCCAGGCGCAGGATATTTTCGCGCGCCTGCTCGAGGACACTGACGTGCTGGTGCAGAACCTGGCACCCGGCGCCGCAGCACGACTGGGTCTCTCGTATGAAGCGCTGCGTGAGAAGTATCCCCGCCTGATTGTCTGCAACATCTCCGGTTACGGATCCGATGGTCCCTATCGGGACAAGAAAGCCTACGACCTGCTGATCCAAAGCGAGTCCGGTTTCCTTTCGATCACCGGCGGTCCAGAGTCGCCGGCAAAAGCCGGCTGCTCCATTGCCGACATCGCGGCAGGGATGTACGCCTATACGAACATCCTCTCTGCGCTTCTGCAACGTTCGAAAACCGGGTTGGGTCGGGAAATCGACGTCTCGATGCTCGAGAGCATGGTGGAATGGATGTCGTATCCCCTTTACTACGCGTTCGACGGCGCTTCTCCGCCACCTCGCGCGGGCGCCGCTCACGCAACCATCTACCCGTATGGACCGTTCCCCGCCGGCGATGCGAAGACGGTCATGCTGGGTTTGCAGAACGAGCGTGAATGGGGTGCCTTCTGCTCGCAGGTTCTGCTGGAACCCGAGCTCGCCGTCGATCCCCGTTTCAGCTCCAACTCAAAGCGCACGGCCGCGCGCGAGGCGCTGCGCGAAATCATTGTCGCCGCGTTCAGCAAACTGACTTCGGAAGAGGTCATCAAGCGGCTGGAAATCGCGCAGATCGCCAACGCGCGCATGAATGATATGGCCGACGTGTGGTCGCATTCCCAGCTTGAAGAACGCAAACGTTGGGTGAACATCGACTCCCCCGCAGGCGTCATTCCCGCCTTGCTGCCGCCAGGCGTCAGTCAAGCGTCCGAGGTTCGAATGGACGCCGTGCCCGCGTTAGGCCAACACACCGAAGCCCTTTTGAATGAATTGGGTTTTTCGACCGATGCCATCCGCGAGCTTCGTGAAGCGGCAGTAATCTAA
- a CDS encoding MmgE/PrpD family protein: MSNTQILASFAANLKFEQIPKDVVARTEDLFLDWFGSALAGRAARPVETIQKYGFAFGPQSGPCEVLISRRTTSPLFAAMINAAASHFAEQDDLHNSSVLHPATVVFPAAWAAAQALGRSGKEFIAASVAGYEVGIRVGEFLGRSHYKIFHTTGTVGTIAAAAAVGNLLRLSAEQMVNAFGSAGTQAAGLWEFLKDAADSKQLHTAKAAANGLLAAYLAADGFTGAKDIFEGAKGMGAGMSTHTHPDKLAEALGERWALIETSFKYHASCRHTHPAADALLQVIQRENLVPDDIETVVTQVHQAAIDVLGPVIDPQTVHQAKFSMGTVLALVAEFGHAGVREFDGHYNESRIAHFCKKVSMVLDPEVDTAYPSRWIGKVIVQTKDGRSFEGRVDDPKGDPGNTLTRAELEHKTITLGLYGNAATEDELKHSITSVWTITDATVVPRLLPESKLEAQHG; the protein is encoded by the coding sequence ATGAGCAACACCCAGATTCTTGCCTCGTTTGCGGCCAATCTGAAGTTTGAACAGATACCCAAGGACGTGGTGGCCCGCACGGAAGACCTCTTCCTCGACTGGTTCGGGTCAGCACTGGCCGGCCGCGCGGCGCGCCCGGTCGAGACGATCCAGAAGTACGGATTCGCTTTCGGTCCGCAGTCCGGTCCCTGTGAAGTACTGATCTCCCGCCGAACCACCAGCCCGCTCTTCGCGGCAATGATCAACGCCGCCGCATCGCACTTCGCCGAACAGGACGACCTCCACAACAGCTCAGTCCTGCACCCGGCAACCGTCGTCTTCCCCGCAGCATGGGCCGCCGCGCAAGCGCTGGGCAGAAGCGGCAAAGAGTTCATCGCTGCATCTGTCGCGGGCTATGAAGTGGGCATCCGCGTCGGTGAATTCCTCGGCCGATCGCACTACAAGATTTTTCATACCACCGGTACCGTCGGTACGATCGCAGCAGCAGCCGCGGTCGGCAATCTCCTGCGATTGAGCGCCGAGCAGATGGTGAATGCGTTTGGCTCCGCCGGCACCCAGGCAGCAGGACTCTGGGAATTCCTTAAAGACGCCGCTGACTCCAAGCAACTGCATACGGCCAAGGCGGCGGCGAACGGTCTTCTCGCGGCCTACCTGGCAGCTGACGGCTTCACCGGTGCGAAGGACATCTTCGAGGGCGCGAAAGGCATGGGCGCCGGCATGTCCACGCATACGCACCCGGACAAACTCGCCGAAGCGCTCGGAGAGCGCTGGGCGCTGATCGAAACCTCTTTCAAGTATCACGCTTCCTGCCGGCACACTCATCCGGCGGCCGATGCCCTGCTGCAGGTTATTCAGCGCGAAAACCTCGTGCCGGATGACATCGAGACGGTGGTGACTCAGGTTCACCAGGCTGCGATCGACGTGCTTGGACCGGTAATCGATCCCCAGACGGTCCATCAGGCAAAGTTCTCCATGGGCACCGTACTCGCGCTGGTCGCGGAATTCGGCCACGCGGGCGTACGTGAGTTCGACGGCCATTACAACGAAAGCAGGATCGCGCACTTCTGCAAGAAAGTTTCGATGGTGCTCGATCCCGAAGTCGATACGGCCTATCCGTCACGCTGGATTGGAAAGGTCATCGTTCAGACAAAGGATGGTCGCTCCTTCGAGGGCCGCGTGGATGATCCCAAGGGCGATCCAGGCAACACGCTCACGCGCGCCGAACTCGAACACAAGACCATCACGCTGGGTTTGTATGGCAATGCGGCCACCGAAGACGAACTCAAGCACTCAATCACATCGGTATGGACGATTACCGATGCAACCGTTGTACCCAGACTGCTCCCCGAATCGAAACTGGAGGCCCAACATGGCTGA
- a CDS encoding HpcH/HpaI aldolase/citrate lyase family protein translates to MADLAPRSYLFVPGNRPDRFAKAAASGVDVVVIDLEDAVPPAEKKIARAALAEWLSTNGTPVAVRVNDVNSEWFRDDIAVCRAPSVAAVMLPKTERIDDIFLCEFAGKPTDILPMIETAQGFRNVVAIAQHRLTTRLVFGNVDFQLDLGIDGDDEQLLYFRSQIVFASRIGNLLAPVDGVSTTLDDPAQITRDTVRAKRLGFGAKLCIHPRQVAAVNAAFVPSERDVEWAHRVVEGAAASHGAAVAVDGRMVDRPVILKAQEILAESQRRLPVGA, encoded by the coding sequence ATGGCTGACCTTGCACCCCGGTCGTATCTCTTCGTTCCCGGCAACCGGCCGGACAGATTTGCCAAGGCGGCGGCGTCGGGCGTCGATGTTGTCGTTATCGATCTGGAAGATGCGGTGCCGCCCGCCGAGAAGAAGATCGCGCGGGCAGCCCTCGCTGAGTGGCTTTCGACAAACGGTACGCCCGTGGCGGTCCGTGTGAATGATGTGAACAGCGAATGGTTTCGCGACGACATCGCCGTATGCCGCGCGCCCTCCGTCGCCGCCGTCATGCTGCCCAAGACGGAACGCATCGACGATATCTTCCTGTGCGAGTTCGCCGGCAAGCCGACCGACATCTTGCCGATGATCGAAACGGCCCAAGGTTTTCGGAATGTGGTCGCCATCGCCCAGCACCGGCTGACCACTCGACTCGTGTTCGGCAACGTGGATTTCCAGCTCGACCTCGGCATTGACGGCGACGATGAGCAGCTTCTGTACTTCCGCTCACAGATCGTCTTCGCCTCTCGCATCGGCAACCTGCTGGCGCCGGTGGACGGGGTGAGCACCACACTCGACGATCCCGCGCAGATCACGCGCGACACGGTCCGTGCAAAGCGGCTCGGCTTCGGCGCCAAGCTTTGCATTCATCCGAGGCAAGTGGCCGCAGTCAACGCCGCGTTCGTCCCCAGCGAGAGGGATGTCGAATGGGCGCACCGGGTTGTCGAAGGCGCAGCTGCATCCCACGGCGCGGCCGTTGCCGTGGACGGTCGCATGGTTGACCGGCCGGTCATTCTGAAGGCGCAGGAAATCCTGGCAGAGTCACAACGACGCCTGCCCGTTGGCGCCTGA